Proteins encoded together in one Methanobacterium bryantii window:
- the thiI gene encoding tRNA uracil 4-sulfurtransferase ThiI, with amino-acid sequence MDYDLIIVRYGEIGVKSPKVRRRFENKLISNIKRKLKCEIDINQGRIFLYPENFNDAREVLSKTIGIVSFSPAVSTETDFDIIEETVNKYVKNLISEGSFSPENSFAIRCRRVGTHEFSSHEMAGFCGSVVVKATGAPVDLSNPDLALFVEVRDNKTYVYHEKIQGIGGLPIGTQGKVIALLSGGIDSPVAAFLMMKRGVEVIALHFNNYPYTGKSNEKVLKIVDKLNEYSPTPIKFYEAGYGEYLKKCIEDAPIRLTCVLCKSGMYRIAEEIAEKEGALAIVDGSSLGQVASQTLPNILATRYPTSMPVLSPLIGLDKIEIEEIGKKIGTLDISILPAPECTAVPQYPETNAKLDKVLEVLDEINFDAEVKKVVSSIKDRES; translated from the coding sequence ATGGATTATGATCTTATAATTGTAAGATATGGGGAAATCGGTGTTAAAAGCCCTAAAGTAAGGCGCAGGTTTGAAAACAAGCTCATATCTAACATAAAACGCAAACTAAAATGCGAAATAGATATAAACCAGGGCAGGATATTTCTATATCCTGAAAATTTTAATGATGCACGCGAAGTATTGAGTAAAACAATAGGCATAGTATCATTCAGCCCCGCAGTATCTACAGAAACTGATTTTGACATTATTGAGGAAACTGTTAACAAATATGTAAAAAATTTAATATCTGAAGGTTCTTTCTCCCCAGAAAACTCATTTGCAATAAGATGCAGAAGAGTGGGAACACATGAATTTTCAAGCCATGAAATGGCAGGATTCTGCGGTTCAGTAGTAGTTAAAGCTACAGGTGCGCCTGTTGATTTAAGTAATCCAGATTTAGCACTCTTTGTGGAAGTTAGAGATAATAAAACTTACGTCTACCACGAAAAGATTCAAGGAATAGGCGGCCTTCCTATTGGAACCCAGGGCAAAGTTATTGCACTTTTATCCGGAGGTATTGATTCTCCAGTTGCAGCATTTTTAATGATGAAAAGGGGTGTTGAAGTTATAGCGCTCCATTTCAACAACTATCCCTACACTGGAAAATCCAATGAAAAAGTACTTAAAATTGTTGACAAGCTCAATGAATACTCGCCAACACCTATTAAATTTTACGAAGCAGGATACGGAGAATACCTCAAAAAATGCATTGAAGACGCACCTATCCGTTTAACATGCGTCCTGTGTAAAAGCGGTATGTACAGAATCGCTGAAGAAATCGCTGAAAAAGAAGGTGCCCTTGCAATCGTTGATGGGAGCAGCTTAGGGCAGGTGGCATCACAGACCCTGCCAAACATACTTGCAACAAGGTATCCAACCAGCATGCCTGTTTTAAGCCCTCTAATTGGGCTGGATAAGATCGAAATTGAAGAGATAGGGAAAAAAATAGGCACACTTGATATTTCTATACTTCCAGCGCCGGAATGTACAGCAGTTCCACAGTACCCTGAGACAAATGCAAAACTGGATAAAGTTTTAGAGGTACTTGATGAAATTAACTTTGATGCGGAAGTTAAAAAAGTTGTTTCTTCTATTAAAGATAGGGAATCTTAA
- a CDS encoding sulfide-dependent adenosine diphosphate thiazole synthase, which produces MEIFAKISEKDVTKAIVEGFAEEFIDYIESDVIIVGAGPSGLVAAKKLAESGVKTLLIESNNYLGGGFWIGGYLMNKLTVRAPGQKIFDEIGVPYKEVKEGLFVADGPHACSKLIASAMDAGAKVINMTKFDDVVVREGRVSGTVINWTPVSALPRAITCVDPVAVESKIVIDATGHDAVVVKSLEKRGLVDIAGFEGMWVEKSEDAVVENTKEVYPGLYVTGMSVAATFGQPRMGPTFGGMLLSGEKVAELIIEKLKGNESSKTSETAAISK; this is translated from the coding sequence ATGGAAATATTTGCAAAAATATCTGAAAAAGATGTAACAAAGGCGATCGTAGAAGGATTTGCCGAAGAATTTATAGACTACATTGAAAGTGACGTAATCATCGTTGGTGCGGGCCCAAGCGGGCTTGTAGCTGCTAAAAAACTTGCAGAAAGCGGCGTTAAAACACTCTTAATTGAAAGCAATAATTATTTAGGCGGAGGTTTCTGGATAGGTGGTTACCTCATGAACAAGCTGACTGTAAGGGCACCCGGCCAAAAAATCTTTGATGAAATAGGAGTGCCATACAAAGAAGTAAAAGAAGGGCTGTTCGTTGCAGATGGGCCCCACGCATGTTCTAAATTAATAGCAAGTGCAATGGACGCAGGAGCTAAAGTAATTAACATGACCAAATTCGATGATGTTGTTGTTCGTGAAGGCCGTGTCAGCGGTACCGTTATAAACTGGACACCAGTTTCTGCACTTCCAAGGGCAATAACCTGTGTTGACCCTGTTGCAGTAGAATCAAAGATCGTAATAGACGCAACTGGACACGATGCAGTGGTTGTAAAATCCTTAGAAAAAAGGGGACTTGTAGATATAGCTGGATTTGAGGGCATGTGGGTTGAAAAATCAGAAGATGCAGTTGTTGAAAACACCAAAGAAGTCTACCCTGGACTATATGTAACTGGTATGTCTGTTGCAGCCACCTTCGGTCAGCCAAGAATGGGCCCTACCTTCGGAGGAATGCTTCTATCAGGTGAAAAAGTTGCTGAATTGATTATAGAAAAACTAAAAGGTAATGAAAGCTCCAAAACAAGTGAAACTGCAGCTATCAGCAAATGA
- a CDS encoding MOSC domain-containing protein translates to MAGRIIAVCTSEKKQTKKINVGDACLKEDYGIAGDAHSSSDTHRQISLLAVESINKMRDIGLNVNPGDFAENLTTEGINLVSLPVGTTISVGEKVVLEITQIGKECHTRCAIYYQAGDCVMPKEGIFARVLTGGRVKIMDKIEII, encoded by the coding sequence ATGGCAGGCAGAATTATAGCAGTTTGCACAAGTGAAAAGAAACAGACGAAGAAAATAAATGTTGGAGATGCATGTCTTAAGGAGGACTACGGTATTGCTGGTGATGCTCACAGCAGCAGCGATACACACAGGCAGATCAGCTTACTTGCAGTTGAAAGTATCAATAAAATGAGAGACATTGGGTTGAATGTGAATCCTGGAGATTTTGCTGAAAACTTAACTACTGAAGGAATCAATCTTGTGTCGTTACCCGTAGGTACAACCATATCTGTAGGGGAAAAAGTAGTTCTTGAGATAACTCAAATTGGTAAAGAATGCCATACCCGCTGCGCTATTTATTATCAAGCTGGCGACTGCGTAATGCCAAAAGAAGGTATTTTTGCAAGGGTATTAACTGGAGGAAGGGTCAAAATAATGGATAAAATAGAAATAATTTAA
- a CDS encoding DUF4013 domain-containing protein: MRMREILVNSAKYPLLNLKSLFSLGFLILIGSFLLSRYFDSNQLFGYKLGITGTIIIILLSFLLLAITTILESGYTFKIIEKSLTGAKKPPKLNNFISMFKHGINEIVIAIIYFLIPLIIFIVILDAVFTQINFGLPSFPENIIIMLIILLAFLLFIFDVLFTVAIPHMAFKGGSFIEAFKLIEISRKIKQIGLKRLLVEYIIVILGLVAVGWPILQEIIESANIFGFVIAELIIAPYILIFYARFTALIYRSHSS, translated from the coding sequence ATGAGAATGCGTGAAATACTAGTAAATTCAGCAAAATATCCCTTATTAAATTTAAAATCACTTTTTTCATTGGGTTTTTTAATTTTAATTGGCAGTTTTTTGTTGAGCAGATATTTTGATTCTAACCAGCTTTTCGGATACAAATTAGGTATCACAGGCACGATAATTATTATTTTACTGAGTTTTTTGTTATTGGCTATTACAACTATATTAGAATCAGGTTACACTTTCAAAATTATCGAAAAAAGTTTAACTGGGGCTAAAAAGCCTCCCAAATTAAATAATTTCATCTCTATGTTTAAACATGGGATTAATGAAATAGTTATAGCAATTATATATTTTTTAATACCGCTCATTATTTTCATTGTGATTTTAGATGCAGTATTTACTCAAATAAACTTTGGACTACCATCATTTCCTGAAAATATCATAATTATGCTTATAATCCTTTTAGCATTCTTATTATTCATTTTTGATGTATTATTTACTGTAGCAATACCCCATATGGCCTTTAAAGGAGGTTCATTCATAGAAGCATTTAAATTGATTGAAATATCTAGAAAAATTAAACAAATAGGCTTGAAAAGACTATTAGTCGAGTATATAATTGTAATTTTAGGATTAGTGGCAGTTGGATGGCCAATACTGCAAGAAATAATAGAATCCGCAAATATATTTGGTTTTGTGATTGCAGAACTCATAATTGCCCCTTATATCTTGATATTCTATGCAAGATTTACTGCACTTATCTACAGATCCCATTCTTCTTAG
- the nifU gene encoding Fe-S cluster assembly scaffold protein NifU, with protein MYSDKVMDHFQNPRNVGEIEDADGVGTVGNPTCGDLMTIYIKVKDNVIEDVKFKTFGCGAAIATSSMITEMAVGKTIEEALAITRNDVADELEGLPPVKMHCSNLAADALHAAIDNYKEKMGEKKPGDRCKDICSCGK; from the coding sequence TTTCAAAATCCAAGAAATGTTGGTGAAATAGAAGATGCAGATGGTGTTGGAACCGTAGGAAACCCTACTTGCGGAGATTTAATGACTATTTATATTAAAGTTAAAGACAATGTCATTGAAGATGTTAAATTCAAAACATTCGGTTGCGGGGCAGCTATTGCAACAAGCAGTATGATAACTGAAATGGCAGTAGGAAAAACAATCGAAGAAGCCCTGGCAATTACAAGAAATGATGTTGCAGATGAGCTTGAAGGTCTTCCACCAGTTAAGATGCACTGCTCAAACCTTGCTGCAGATGCATTACACGCCGCAATTGATAATTACAAGGAAAAGATGGGAGAAAAGAAACCTGGAGATAGATGTAAGGATATTTGCTCCTGTGGCAAATAG